A single Suricata suricatta isolate VVHF042 chromosome 2, meerkat_22Aug2017_6uvM2_HiC, whole genome shotgun sequence DNA region contains:
- the LOC115272245 gene encoding LOW QUALITY PROTEIN: histone chaperone ASF1A-like (The sequence of the model RefSeq protein was modified relative to this genomic sequence to represent the inferred CDS: deleted 1 base in 1 codon) codes for MAKVQENNVVVLDNPSFYNPFQFEITFECIEDLSEDLEWKIIYVGSAESEEYDQVLDSALVGPVPAGRHMFVFQADASNPGRIPDADAVGVTVVLITCTYRGQEFLRVGYYVNNEYTETELRENPPVKPDFSKLQRNILASNPRVTRFHINWEDNTEKLEDAESSNPNLQSLLSTDALPSASKGRSTSENLLNVMLEYHMDCM; via the exons atggCAAAGGTTCAGGAGAACAATGTAGTGGTGCTGGATAACCCTTCTTTCTACAACCCGTTCCAGTTCGAGATCACCTTCGAGTGCATTGAGGACCTGTCTGAAGACTTGGAATGGAAAATT ATCTATGTGGGCTCTGCAGAAAGTGAAGAATACGATCAAGTTTTAGACTCTGCATTAGTGGGCCCTGTTCCTGCAGGAAGGCATATGTTTGTATTTCAGGCTGATGCATCTAATCCAGGACGCATTCCAGATGCAGATGCAGTAGGTGTAACAGTTGTACTAATTACATGCACCTATCGAGGTCAAGAATTTCTTAGAGTTGGCTATTATGTAAATAACGAATATACTGAGACAGAATTAAGGGAAAATCCGCCAGTAAAACCAGACTTTTCTAAGCTTCAAAGGAACATTTTGGCATCTAACCCTAGAGTTACAAGATTCCACATTAATTGGGAAGACAACACAGAAAAACTGGAAGATGCAGAGAGCAGTAATCCAAATCTACAATCACTTCTTTCTACAGATGCGTTACCTTCAGCTTCAAAGGGACGGTCCACGTCAGAAAACTTACTAAATGTCATGTTAGAATACCACATGGACTGCATGTGA